A region from the uncultured Sunxiuqinia sp. genome encodes:
- a CDS encoding TolC family protein: protein MNKKYQPFSTMDKLVKMTKFGILLPMFLFAFATTNAQTSLSLNEAIATALENNYDITLTKNDLKVTELNNSWGNAGRYPYVGVSAEANFSNNLNENDDFQQSRYSGGLTVNWTLFDGFSVNISKQRFAELENLSKQNTAIMVEGTIQAVVLAYYAVLLEKEQLRVLKDVMLLSEDRFKRIEQRREFGSAVTFEVLQAKNAYLDDKTNYLSQQVGYKNALRDLAFLIADDTGKTFQLDDEFEAIPVEYNLTDLHDQMIANNKSLKNQYINQNLLENAVMAAKSSYYPNLSFSGGVSHTRTGVDLKSTNSGYSWNDVDNMYGNFTLSYNLFSGGNRKRALQIAKIEQESGEVELDQMQHELFNRMDNLYEFYLVRKELLDVADENMEAAKLNMQIAQEKFDNGAINSFNFRDVQLIYLNASLRKLQAIYNFIDTHTSLLRLTGSIIQQYD, encoded by the coding sequence ATGAATAAAAAATACCAACCCTTTTCAACAATGGATAAATTGGTGAAGATGACAAAATTTGGAATATTGTTGCCAATGTTTTTATTTGCATTTGCAACTACGAATGCCCAAACCAGCTTAAGCTTGAACGAGGCTATTGCAACGGCTCTTGAGAATAACTATGACATCACTTTAACAAAGAATGATTTAAAAGTCACCGAGTTGAACAACAGCTGGGGGAATGCCGGACGATATCCGTATGTCGGCGTTTCGGCAGAAGCTAATTTCTCGAACAACCTCAACGAGAATGACGATTTTCAACAAAGTCGTTATTCGGGGGGATTAACCGTCAATTGGACTTTGTTTGATGGTTTTTCGGTAAACATCAGCAAACAGCGATTTGCCGAACTGGAGAACCTCTCGAAGCAAAATACAGCAATCATGGTCGAAGGTACTATTCAGGCAGTGGTGCTGGCCTACTACGCTGTTTTGTTAGAGAAAGAGCAACTGAGAGTTTTAAAGGATGTCATGTTGCTTTCCGAAGATCGTTTTAAACGAATAGAGCAACGAAGAGAGTTTGGTTCGGCTGTAACCTTTGAGGTTTTACAGGCGAAAAATGCCTATTTAGATGATAAAACAAACTACTTATCACAGCAGGTAGGCTATAAGAATGCCCTGCGCGACCTGGCTTTTCTGATAGCTGACGACACTGGCAAAACCTTTCAGTTAGATGACGAATTTGAAGCCATTCCGGTTGAGTACAATTTAACCGACCTGCATGACCAGATGATTGCTAACAACAAGAGCTTGAAGAACCAGTATATCAACCAGAATCTTTTGGAAAATGCGGTGATGGCTGCAAAAAGTTCATATTATCCAAATTTGTCATTTTCGGGTGGAGTTAGCCACACACGAACCGGAGTAGATTTGAAGAGCACAAACAGCGGTTACTCTTGGAACGATGTGGATAATATGTACGGTAATTTTACATTGAGTTATAATCTGTTTAGTGGTGGCAACCGGAAGCGGGCCTTGCAAATCGCTAAGATTGAACAAGAAAGTGGAGAGGTGGAACTTGATCAGATGCAACACGAGCTGTTCAATCGGATGGATAATTTGTATGAATTCTATCTGGTTCGAAAGGAATTGCTGGATGTGGCCGATGAGAATATGGAAGCTGCTAAATTGAATATGCAAATTGCTCAGGAAAAATTCGACAATGGGGCGATCAATTCGTTCAATTTTAGAGATGTGCAGCTGATATACCTGAATGCCTCATTGCGAAAGCTTCAGGCAATTTATAACTTTATTGATACGCACACATCGCTATTAAGATTAACAGGAAGCATTATTCAGCAATACGACTAG
- a CDS encoding efflux RND transporter permease subunit codes for MRKLVEIFVRFPFYANLIIVFLLVVGGLSMYNMKKSFFPERPSRNIYISVFYPGASPVEMEEGVTSRIEEAVRGIPGIYEITSTSSENSTRVQIEITGDIDIDETLIEVKNAVDGISSFPTAAERPIVYKQRTTSRAMFLRMTGDVDLLTLKDYAQQVEEELLASGKVSQVSIYGFPQLEISVEASEETLLRYGLTFSDLQNAISQNNRDVSGGEIRSMQEELIIRLRSRSADPNKIGDIVLRADTDGSLLRIRDVATVKKKFAETPAKSLIKGKPVITLSVSKLIVEDLEEIDQYVRGYIEEFNTKHQGVEIDITFSFLELLYSRLDLLYTNGFQGLVMVVLVLGLMLSTRLSLWVAWGIPSSFLAMFIVANLMGVTINMISLFGMILVIGILVDDGIVIGENIFQHFEMGKTPMRAAIDGTVEVVPAVITSVSTTMIAFAPLFFISGRMEMMYEMAFIVCASLFFSLFEAFFVLPAHLSSPAVLNERAMSSKAKGLRKYTERFFSWLRDYAYDRVLKLIVQWRYVVVGIPVAMFLITFGLIGGQIIKTTFFPRMEFDSFNINIAFTPGQGEAQTMAYLEHFEDVVWEVNEEMKEDYNDSVDIINNAFLSLGTAFDGQETGAHAGNINVFPRNSEETGISSYEIINRVKKKIGPVNEAEKFTIGARGRFGAPVSISLLSRNIEEIRAARDFLITKLEGMPQLKDVVDNNSLGKQEVRLKLKPLAYMLGFNESSIANQVRQGFYGGQAQRIQDGRDELRIWVRYPKEDRETIGQMERMKIKTANGEYPLTELVDYHLERGPVNIQRFNGKREIRVEAELVDPDASVTEILEQVGETVVPELKVMYPGIQVEYQGQQKESQRNMNDMTLYFPLAFLIIVFILMINFKSFEQPLLILIMIPMAVLGAIWGHGIHGKPVSILSAWGIVALTGVIVNDAVVFLEKYNLQITRGMKVRDAIVEAGKNRLRPIILTTLTTSFGLFPIVLEKSFQAQFLIPMAISLVYGVAFGTLFILLFFPALIMILNDIRRVVRQLWYGRKFEPEEVEIAYIHSLRKLEKIEKKDSQDE; via the coding sequence ATGAGAAAGCTAGTTGAGATTTTTGTTCGATTTCCATTTTACGCAAACCTAATCATCGTATTTCTTCTTGTAGTCGGTGGATTGAGCATGTATAATATGAAAAAGTCGTTCTTTCCGGAACGACCTTCACGAAATATTTATATTTCTGTTTTCTACCCCGGAGCCTCTCCTGTGGAAATGGAGGAGGGGGTTACTTCGCGTATTGAAGAAGCAGTGCGTGGAATTCCAGGTATTTATGAGATTACATCAACATCCTCAGAAAATTCGACTCGTGTTCAGATCGAGATTACAGGTGACATCGATATCGACGAGACTCTGATTGAGGTCAAAAATGCCGTTGACGGGATATCATCATTTCCAACTGCCGCAGAACGACCAATTGTATATAAACAGCGCACAACTTCGCGTGCCATGTTTTTAAGAATGACTGGCGATGTTGACTTGTTGACACTAAAAGATTATGCGCAGCAGGTTGAAGAAGAGTTGCTGGCATCGGGGAAAGTTAGCCAGGTATCCATATATGGTTTTCCTCAGCTTGAAATTTCGGTTGAAGCATCGGAGGAAACCCTACTCCGTTATGGACTGACTTTTTCAGATTTACAAAATGCGATTTCACAAAATAATAGAGATGTTTCCGGAGGTGAGATTCGTTCCATGCAGGAAGAACTCATCATTCGATTACGCTCCAGAAGTGCCGACCCAAATAAAATTGGAGATATCGTTCTTCGTGCTGATACGGATGGCAGTCTGCTGCGAATCAGAGATGTTGCCACCGTAAAAAAGAAATTTGCAGAGACACCAGCAAAGAGCTTAATTAAAGGGAAACCAGTTATTACCCTAAGTGTTTCCAAGTTGATTGTTGAGGACTTGGAAGAAATTGATCAATATGTTCGCGGTTATATTGAAGAATTTAATACGAAACATCAAGGAGTTGAAATAGATATTACATTTTCATTTCTGGAGCTGTTATATAGCCGTTTAGACCTATTGTATACAAATGGATTTCAAGGGTTGGTGATGGTGGTCCTCGTGTTAGGATTAATGTTGAGTACTCGCCTTTCCTTATGGGTTGCCTGGGGGATTCCTTCCTCTTTTCTGGCCATGTTCATTGTTGCAAATTTAATGGGAGTAACCATCAATATGATCTCGTTATTTGGGATGATTTTAGTTATTGGAATATTGGTAGATGACGGAATTGTTATTGGCGAGAATATTTTTCAGCACTTTGAAATGGGGAAGACTCCAATGCGGGCTGCTATTGACGGAACTGTTGAGGTTGTTCCAGCTGTTATTACCTCCGTTTCGACTACAATGATTGCCTTTGCACCCCTGTTTTTTATATCTGGCCGGATGGAGATGATGTATGAAATGGCATTTATCGTGTGCGCCAGCCTGTTCTTCTCATTATTTGAAGCATTTTTTGTTTTGCCGGCTCACCTTAGCAGTCCTGCGGTGTTAAACGAACGCGCGATGAGTTCAAAAGCGAAAGGTTTGCGAAAGTACACCGAACGATTTTTCTCCTGGCTGCGCGATTATGCCTATGACCGGGTTTTGAAATTAATCGTACAATGGCGTTATGTTGTTGTCGGTATCCCGGTTGCTATGTTTTTAATAACGTTTGGACTAATTGGAGGACAGATTATCAAGACAACCTTCTTCCCAAGAATGGAATTTGACTCATTTAATATTAATATTGCCTTTACCCCTGGTCAGGGTGAAGCACAAACGATGGCTTATCTGGAACATTTTGAAGATGTTGTTTGGGAAGTAAATGAAGAAATGAAGGAAGATTATAATGACTCTGTGGACATCATCAATAATGCATTCTTGAGTTTAGGGACCGCATTTGATGGACAGGAAACAGGAGCACATGCAGGAAATATTAATGTCTTTCCACGAAATTCAGAGGAAACCGGAATCAGTAGTTATGAAATTATAAACCGGGTGAAGAAAAAAATAGGACCGGTAAATGAAGCAGAAAAGTTTACAATTGGAGCAAGAGGTCGTTTTGGAGCTCCCGTGTCCATAAGTTTATTGTCGCGAAATATTGAGGAGATAAGAGCTGCGAGGGATTTTTTAATCACAAAGTTGGAAGGGATGCCCCAGTTAAAAGATGTTGTTGATAATAATTCACTTGGAAAGCAGGAAGTCCGATTGAAGTTGAAACCCTTGGCTTATATGCTTGGTTTCAATGAATCATCCATAGCAAACCAGGTGCGTCAGGGATTTTATGGAGGTCAGGCTCAACGAATACAGGATGGGCGTGATGAATTGCGAATTTGGGTACGATATCCCAAAGAGGACCGCGAAACGATTGGACAAATGGAGCGAATGAAAATTAAAACCGCAAATGGAGAATACCCTCTAACTGAGTTGGTCGATTATCATTTGGAGCGTGGTCCGGTTAATATTCAACGTTTTAATGGTAAACGAGAGATTCGTGTGGAAGCTGAACTTGTTGATCCGGATGCTTCGGTTACTGAAATTTTGGAGCAAGTAGGAGAAACTGTTGTGCCGGAATTAAAGGTGATGTATCCGGGGATTCAGGTCGAATATCAAGGGCAACAAAAAGAGAGCCAGCGGAATATGAATGATATGACGCTGTATTTTCCGCTCGCATTTTTGATAATCGTTTTTATTCTGATGATCAATTTTAAGTCATTCGAACAGCCTCTGCTGATCCTGATTATGATTCCAATGGCAGTTCTCGGAGCGATATGGGGGCATGGAATACACGGAAAACCTGTTTCAATTCTGAGTGCTTGGGGAATTGTTGCTCTTACCGGGGTAATTGTAAATGATGCAGTTGTATTTCTGGAAAAATATAATTTGCAAATAACACGAGGCATGAAAGTTCGGGACGCTATTGTTGAGGCCGGAAAAAACCGCTTGCGGCCAATTATTTTAACCACTTTAACCACTTCATTTGGGTTATTTCCAATTGTGTTAGAAAAAAGTTTTCAGGCACAGTTTTTAATTCCAATGGCTATCTCGTTGGTCTATGGAGTCGCTTTCGGAACCTTGTTTATCTTACTTTTCTTCCCGGCATTAATCATGATTTTGAATGATATCCGCAGAGTTGTTCGTCAGTTGTGGTATGGCCGAAAATTTGAACCCGAGGAGGTTGAAATTGCCTACATACATAGTTTGAGAAAACTTGAAAAAATTGAGAAAAAGGATAGCCAAGATGAATAA
- a CDS encoding efflux RND transporter periplasmic adaptor subunit: MNWRKITFVVVGLIILLGGSAVLSKLFISMKPEAVQKPETEVKRYVSVEQVDYSEIISSVKAQGRVVSGNEVLLVAEAPGKIERGDVRLKKGTTFKKGQHLATIYKDEVELALKSKKSLFLNSLTNILPDIKIDFPDNYQSYLDFFNAIDLNETLPDLPNYNDEKLKVFLASQGVLNSYYSILQDEKKLDRHSMYAPFDGTFTKVNSEVGAYVNTGGQIANMIRTDLLELEVPIENEFSRWIKIGDQVTVNKGSLELTGKVVRKAAFVDESTQSRSIFVKVDAKYNDILLSGEYLSVVFPGLPIQQAMEIPRSAVFNTNDVFVVDGGFLKKKQIHIIKVNTSTLIFDGLEEGEYVVTESLINVKEKTPVEILEAKTIGNTES; encoded by the coding sequence ATGAACTGGAGAAAAATTACGTTTGTAGTTGTAGGTCTTATTATTTTGCTGGGCGGATCTGCAGTGTTGTCAAAATTATTTATTTCAATGAAACCGGAGGCGGTGCAGAAACCCGAAACTGAGGTGAAACGCTATGTATCTGTTGAGCAAGTCGACTATTCAGAGATCATCTCATCGGTAAAAGCACAGGGAAGAGTTGTGTCAGGAAACGAAGTTTTATTGGTTGCCGAAGCCCCTGGTAAAATTGAACGTGGCGATGTGAGATTAAAAAAGGGAACCACGTTTAAAAAGGGACAACATCTTGCAACGATATATAAAGATGAAGTTGAATTAGCATTGAAAAGTAAAAAGAGCCTGTTTTTAAATAGCTTAACCAATATTCTACCCGATATCAAAATTGATTTTCCAGACAACTATCAGAGTTATTTGGATTTCTTCAATGCGATCGATTTAAACGAGACACTTCCGGATTTGCCCAATTACAACGATGAAAAATTGAAGGTTTTTTTAGCAAGTCAGGGTGTTCTTAATAGCTATTACAGTATCCTTCAAGATGAAAAGAAACTGGATCGCCATTCAATGTATGCTCCATTTGACGGTACTTTTACCAAGGTCAATTCTGAAGTTGGTGCCTACGTGAATACGGGAGGGCAAATTGCGAATATGATTCGAACAGATTTGTTGGAGTTGGAAGTTCCTATTGAAAATGAATTTTCGCGTTGGATTAAAATTGGAGATCAAGTCACGGTCAATAAGGGAAGTCTTGAATTGACTGGCAAGGTAGTGCGAAAAGCAGCCTTTGTTGATGAAAGCACGCAGTCGCGCAGTATTTTTGTTAAGGTGGATGCGAAATACAATGATATATTATTGTCAGGCGAATATCTATCGGTTGTTTTTCCGGGATTACCGATCCAGCAGGCTATGGAAATCCCTAGAAGTGCTGTGTTTAATACAAATGATGTATTTGTCGTGGACGGAGGATTCTTGAAAAAGAAGCAGATTCATATTATAAAAGTAAATACTTCAACATTGATTTTTGATGGATTGGAAGAAGGTGAATACGTTGTGACAGAATCATTGATTAACGTGAAGGAAAAAACACCGGTTGAAATATTAGAAGCTAAAACAATTGGAAATACTGAAAGTTAA
- the nadB gene encoding L-aspartate oxidase, whose protein sequence is MQVINFDTIVIGSGLAGLSAAYHASKHGTVAIITKSQLDTSNSYYAQGGIAGAINEDDSPKLHYHDTIVAGRGLCEKEAVKILVNEGRERVLELIDIGMKFDQKDSEYILGLEGGHSKRRILHAGGDATGKELTGFMLEKVRNQETVTSFEYTAVTRLIIEEGRCTGAQAIDFVSDENVIFKGNACILATGGLSRIFSRTTNPHTATGDGVALAYEAGAELADMEFIQFHPSALFVNDKDAFLISEAVRGEGAWLLNTIGERFMKEVHPLAELAPRDIVAFSIYRQMQKHKSKHIYLSMKHLNAEKIKKRFSNIYRKLQEYGYDMTKDLLPIAPAAHYMVGGIKTDLDGETNIPCLFACGEVASTGVMGANRLASNSLLECLVFGKRAAEKASLQKPKTTKAENYKALTNKQENEQAFLNIKNEIADLMSQNVGIVREGRFLKETIDKLLEINTRIPEQLTDYNQLKTRQIVEICLLITHSALLREESRGGHIREDFQKESPDFRLHIIQQKYQEPFFIPIQK, encoded by the coding sequence ATGCAAGTTATAAATTTTGACACCATTGTAATTGGTAGCGGTTTGGCAGGGCTATCAGCTGCCTATCATGCATCGAAACATGGTACTGTTGCCATTATTACAAAATCACAGTTGGACACCAGTAATTCGTACTATGCCCAAGGAGGAATTGCGGGAGCAATAAACGAAGACGACTCTCCGAAGTTACATTATCACGACACAATTGTTGCAGGGCGAGGGCTATGCGAGAAAGAGGCTGTTAAGATTCTGGTAAACGAAGGTCGCGAACGAGTGTTGGAATTGATTGACATAGGAATGAAGTTCGACCAAAAAGATAGTGAATATATTTTAGGTCTTGAGGGAGGACACAGCAAGCGAAGAATTTTGCATGCCGGCGGAGATGCTACCGGAAAAGAGCTGACCGGATTTATGCTTGAGAAAGTTCGTAATCAGGAAACTGTTACTTCATTTGAATATACAGCGGTTACCCGATTAATTATTGAAGAAGGTAGATGCACAGGAGCACAAGCAATTGATTTTGTCTCGGACGAAAATGTAATTTTTAAAGGCAATGCCTGTATTCTGGCGACCGGTGGCTTATCGCGTATTTTTAGCCGAACAACCAATCCGCATACGGCAACAGGCGATGGTGTTGCATTGGCATATGAAGCCGGAGCAGAATTAGCCGACATGGAGTTTATCCAGTTTCATCCATCGGCGCTCTTTGTGAATGACAAAGACGCTTTTCTGATTAGTGAAGCGGTGCGTGGCGAGGGAGCCTGGCTGCTCAACACAATCGGAGAGCGTTTCATGAAAGAAGTTCACCCATTGGCAGAGCTTGCTCCACGCGACATTGTCGCATTTTCGATCTATCGGCAAATGCAAAAGCACAAAAGCAAGCACATCTACCTATCCATGAAACACCTGAACGCAGAGAAAATAAAAAAGCGATTCTCAAACATTTATAGAAAACTGCAGGAGTATGGATACGATATGACCAAGGACTTGCTTCCCATTGCTCCGGCAGCTCATTATATGGTTGGTGGCATAAAAACCGATCTGGATGGAGAAACGAACATCCCCTGCCTTTTTGCCTGTGGCGAAGTCGCCTCTACAGGCGTTATGGGAGCCAATCGACTAGCTAGCAACTCCCTGTTAGAATGCTTAGTTTTTGGCAAACGTGCTGCCGAAAAAGCATCATTGCAAAAGCCCAAAACAACAAAGGCTGAAAATTACAAAGCGCTTACCAACAAACAAGAAAATGAACAAGCATTTCTAAACATTAAAAACGAAATCGCGGATTTGATGTCCCAAAATGTTGGGATTGTTAGAGAAGGTCGATTTCTTAAGGAAACCATTGATAAGCTACTCGAGATTAACACCCGAATCCCTGAGCAGCTGACAGATTATAATCAACTAAAAACAAGACAAATCGTTGAGATTTGTTTACTAATTACACATTCGGCGCTATTGCGGGAAGAAAGCCGCGGAGGTCATATTCGTGAAGATTTCCAAAAGGAATCACCAGACTTCAGACTACATATTATTCAGCAAAAATATCAAGAACCTTTTTTTATTCCGATACAAAAATGA
- the nadC gene encoding carboxylating nicotinate-nucleotide diphosphorylase: MMNAKELEAAKTLINLAINEDVATGDITTDNLIPAETRRKAYMIAKADGVIAGLPIAEMVFRKFDESLVWEPQVEEGASVTNGTVLVRFEASYRALLTAERTALNFFQRLSGIATMSAKYADAVKDYNTVILDTRKTLPGFRMLDKYAVKTGGATNHRIGLFDMVMIKDNHIEVAGGITPAVEQIRAKVPADIKIEVETTTMEQVVEALNAGADIIMLDNMDNETMSTAVELIDGNAKVEASGNMTIERLKGVAATGVDFISIGALTHSVQAMDISQRLEE; this comes from the coding sequence ATGATGAACGCAAAAGAACTTGAAGCCGCCAAAACTCTAATCAATCTGGCGATAAACGAAGATGTTGCAACAGGAGACATCACTACCGACAACCTGATTCCGGCAGAAACTCGCCGTAAAGCCTATATGATTGCCAAAGCCGATGGAGTAATTGCCGGCTTACCAATTGCTGAAATGGTTTTCCGAAAGTTTGATGAGTCGCTGGTTTGGGAACCTCAAGTTGAAGAAGGAGCAAGTGTTACAAACGGCACTGTTTTGGTTCGTTTTGAAGCTTCGTACCGCGCACTGCTAACTGCCGAACGTACGGCGCTGAACTTCTTTCAACGCTTATCAGGAATTGCAACCATGTCGGCCAAATATGCTGATGCGGTTAAAGACTACAATACGGTGATTTTGGATACTCGTAAAACATTGCCAGGCTTTCGCATGCTCGACAAATATGCAGTAAAAACCGGTGGCGCAACAAACCATCGCATCGGACTGTTCGATATGGTCATGATTAAAGATAACCACATTGAAGTAGCGGGAGGAATAACACCGGCCGTAGAACAAATTCGAGCAAAAGTTCCTGCTGATATTAAAATTGAGGTAGAAACAACCACGATGGAACAAGTCGTGGAGGCACTGAATGCAGGTGCCGACATTATCATGTTAGACAATATGGACAACGAAACCATGAGCACAGCTGTGGAACTAATCGATGGAAATGCAAAAGTTGAAGCTTCAGGAAACATGACCATTGAGCGACTTAAAGGTGTGGCTGCGACTGGTGTTGATTTCATTTCGATTGGCGCATTGACGCACTCGGTACAAGCGATGGATATTAGCCAGCGACTAGAAGAATGA
- a CDS encoding type III pantothenate kinase has translation MNLVIDIGNSRIKLAVFKNSEILHHFVVDELHPEDIQDLLQKHADLKNVIVSAVRDYAAELKHFLRQSFDTYIELGADTPVPIINRYKTPESLGKDRLAAAVGATVLCPNQNVLVIDAGTAITYEFISSKHEYLGGNISPGLTTRFKALHQFTRKLPLLTENEKAPVIGTDTESAIQSGVQMGLLFEVEKYIEHFNTIYEKLQIIITGGDAILFDKKFKKTIFVHFNLTLIGLNRILEHNVKKT, from the coding sequence ATGAATCTGGTTATTGATATAGGAAATAGTCGGATCAAACTTGCTGTGTTCAAGAATAGTGAGATCTTGCATCATTTCGTTGTGGACGAATTGCATCCGGAGGACATTCAGGATTTACTTCAGAAACATGCTGATCTAAAAAATGTAATCGTCTCAGCAGTTCGCGATTATGCGGCAGAATTGAAACATTTTCTACGGCAATCTTTTGACACCTATATTGAGCTAGGTGCTGACACGCCTGTCCCAATAATCAATCGCTACAAAACTCCTGAATCACTTGGCAAAGACCGCTTAGCTGCAGCAGTTGGTGCAACGGTACTTTGCCCAAATCAAAATGTGCTGGTAATCGATGCCGGTACAGCGATTACTTACGAATTCATCAGCTCTAAACACGAATATCTTGGAGGTAACATTTCTCCGGGTTTGACTACCCGCTTTAAAGCACTTCACCAATTTACCAGGAAACTGCCCCTGTTGACGGAAAACGAGAAAGCTCCAGTGATAGGAACTGACACCGAATCAGCCATTCAATCGGGCGTACAAATGGGCTTGCTTTTTGAAGTCGAAAAATACATTGAGCACTTTAACACTATTTACGAAAAATTACAAATCATTATCACTGGCGGAGATGCGATTCTCTTTGATAAGAAATTTAAAAAAACCATCTTTGTACACTTTAATTTAACGCTCATCGGTTTAAACAGAATTCTGGAACACAATGTTAAAAAGACTTAG
- a CDS encoding tetratricopeptide repeat protein, with product MKPLLSKTFLLTIAIVVITGFSSIAQRVIKGTVYREGEPAAGVTVEAHKSNDTFMTSFDGKYEIEADEKSKYLRFTFIDDSRKFDIEGNSSNKIDFSFDGEIPTGGATADESGDVDLRTSQELVKAKDRDFMNNLSMYDQFYKQDDYKSAMKPWRMVYNKYPKSTLNLYIHGSNMYEYLINNTEDWDQKNAYIDSLISIYDRRIKYFNQKGYVRGRQGTDLLKFKLANENLDDDQLKSILKTGYGYLEESINLQKKESEVAVLVVFMQATKRLFIMGELPKDQVAANYQTASDIINNYLKTEPESEKYLTAKDLVDRLFQTSGAADCEALISLYEPQYDEIIQNVDDLKKMLRILDRRDCTDSELFATASEKLYDLEPSAEAAFNMARLFVKRDQFDRAKEYYQNAIKSETDKELLAKYYYELGLFIFAKENDFQKARDLARKAIQNNPNSGRAYILLGDIYAQYSKYYGESDFEHASLYWLAVDYYQKAKRVDPDVFASANEKIAIYKRYFPDKETMFFQGFQEGQSYTIGSWINETTKARVK from the coding sequence ATGAAACCTTTATTATCTAAAACATTCTTGCTAACAATAGCAATTGTTGTTATAACTGGATTTTCATCCATTGCACAGCGAGTAATTAAAGGCACTGTCTATCGAGAGGGAGAGCCGGCCGCAGGGGTTACAGTTGAAGCCCATAAATCAAACGATACGTTCATGACCAGCTTTGATGGGAAATATGAAATCGAAGCAGATGAAAAATCGAAATACCTGAGATTTACTTTTATTGACGATTCACGCAAATTTGATATTGAAGGAAACAGTAGTAATAAAATCGATTTTAGTTTTGATGGTGAAATCCCAACAGGAGGAGCCACTGCAGACGAGTCAGGAGATGTAGATCTTCGGACGAGTCAGGAATTGGTTAAAGCCAAAGATCGCGACTTCATGAATAATCTTTCGATGTATGATCAATTTTACAAACAAGATGATTATAAATCAGCCATGAAGCCATGGAGAATGGTTTACAATAAGTATCCAAAATCAACTCTGAACTTATATATCCATGGATCAAACATGTATGAGTACCTGATCAACAACACGGAAGATTGGGATCAAAAAAATGCATACATCGATTCTTTAATTTCAATTTATGACCGTCGTATTAAATACTTCAATCAAAAAGGCTATGTCCGTGGGCGTCAGGGAACAGACTTGTTGAAATTCAAATTAGCCAATGAAAATCTGGATGACGATCAATTAAAATCGATTCTCAAAACAGGTTATGGCTACTTAGAAGAGTCAATCAATTTACAAAAGAAAGAATCAGAGGTAGCTGTCTTAGTTGTGTTTATGCAAGCCACGAAACGACTGTTCATCATGGGAGAGCTTCCAAAGGATCAAGTTGCTGCAAACTATCAAACAGCTTCTGATATTATAAATAATTACCTCAAAACAGAACCGGAAAGCGAAAAATATTTAACTGCAAAGGATTTGGTTGATCGACTTTTCCAAACCAGTGGTGCTGCTGATTGCGAAGCGTTAATATCGCTCTATGAACCACAGTATGACGAAATCATTCAGAATGTTGATGACTTGAAGAAAATGCTCCGGATTCTTGATCGTAGAGACTGTACCGACAGTGAGCTTTTTGCAACAGCTTCAGAAAAACTGTATGACCTGGAGCCTTCCGCTGAAGCAGCCTTTAACATGGCTCGTCTGTTTGTAAAACGTGATCAATTTGACCGTGCAAAAGAATATTATCAAAATGCAATCAAATCAGAAACAGACAAAGAGCTATTAGCCAAGTATTATTACGAGCTGGGCTTGTTCATCTTCGCAAAAGAGAATGATTTTCAAAAAGCGAGAGATCTTGCTCGTAAAGCTATTCAAAATAATCCAAACTCAGGTCGTGCATACATTTTGCTAGGCGATATTTATGCTCAATATAGTAAATACTACGGCGAAAGCGACTTTGAACATGCATCATTGTATTGGTTGGCGGTAGATTATTACCAAAAAGCAAAACGTGTGGATCCCGATGTATTTGCAAGTGCAAATGAAAAAATTGCAATCTACAAACGTTATTTCCCTGACAAAGAAACAATGTTCTTCCAGGGATTTCAAGAAGGTCAAAGTTACACTATCGGTAGCTGGATAAATGAAACGACAAAAGCTCGTGTCAAATAG